The nucleotide window CCCCCGGCAACCTTTGCTTGCGCAAAGCTTGACCAAAATAGTTTAACTGTCCAGAAGGGCAGAGGGAAAGTTGCATGCGTTATTAAAAAGTCGAATGGATTCAGGTTTACTCTCATGATAGCGTGTGGAGGGAAGTTTTTAGTTTTAAACAGCGCCCGGAGGGCGCTAACGGGAGGAAAACACATTCAAAACTGGCAGGTTTGGAAGTAAACCCCCTGAGAACAAACTATTCAAAAGGCATGCCAACTTTGATGAAACTTTGCTTGGCAAAGTTTCTTAACGTGGGGCGAAGCCCCACTCCGGGGGTTTGAGAGTACAGAGAGATAAGGGGGCGGAGCCCCCCTTGTCTTTCGTATGGCGGGCCGGGCGGGATTTGAACCCGCGGCCACGGGGTTAAAAGCCCCGCGCTCTAACCAGGCTGAGCTACCGGCCCACCCGCGACTGATATTCCAGGAGCTTTTATAAGCTTTGCCCCATCATTTGAAGACCCTGACGTCCACTACGACGTGCCACACTCCCGGAGCGTAGCGTTTGATGATCAGCTCGTTCAGCTTTTCGACCTCAACCCCGTATTCTCGGGCGATCTCCCTGAATGTCTTAAACGGCTCCTCCGGCATTAGCCTCTCTGGGACCGTGTTGTGGTAGTGAATTACCGCCCCGCTCTTGGCTATGCTCAGAGCTTTGGGAATGAACTCGTGAGTTCTTACAACGTAGCCCATGATCACCCTATCCGCAACGTTCTCGCCGGGAAAATCCCTGTTGTCGATGTTGTATGCCGTCATCCGATCCCAAACGCCGTTGAGCTCTATGTTCTCCACGAGGAATTTGAACGTGTAGGGACTTTTCTCGATCGCAATAACCCTCGCACCCCCATGAACGGCCATGGGAAGACTCAAATGTCCAATCCCGGCGAACATGTCCACGACCATCTCACCAGGTCGAGCGACCTTTGCCATCCTAACGCGTTCTTTAACGTTCGCCGGCGAGAACATTATCCTCGCCACGTCGAGCTTGTATTTAACGCCGTTTTCCACGTGAACGGTTATCGTATCGCTTCCGTAGAGAATTTCGTAGTTCGTCTCCCGGAACTCCCCCGAAATCCGCCCTTTCCTGAGAACGGTTTTAACCCCAAGTACCTCGGCGTAGACTTCGGCTATTCTGTGCTTGTAGGGTTCAAGCTCCGTCCTGAGGGGAAGGATGAGAACGTCCCCTATCCTGACCCAGTGCTTTGGCAGGAGATCCATGAGCTCACCGGGAAGCTCCCTGCCCAGTATCTCGCGTATCCTTGGTTTTATTACCTGCGTCCCCCTCTTCATCGAGTTTAACTCCCCTATGCAGGTTATTATGCTTTTCTGTCGCTTCGTCAAAAAGCGATGAGAAAGCCTTAAAAAGGAAAAGGCCGGAGTTAGTGTGAGAACGTATCGACCGGAGGTCGATGAGGAATATGGATGAAGACCCCTCAGGCAGTAGTTGGTTTTCGAGACTGTTTGGTGGAAAAAAGGAGTTCCTTCTTGAGCAGGATCTCAGCAGCAGGGCGTACGAGGAATACCGCAGGCTTCTCATGAAAGCAAGACCCGAGGTTAATGGAAAAGAGCTCCGCCTTCAGCTCCCCAGCGGCGAGGTTGTTCTCTCCGAAGGAAAGCTGAGGATAAGGGCGCGCGACAAAAAAACCGCCGAGAAGATCCTGAGGAATCTCCACCACTACGAGCAGCCCCCGAGTCTCTGGCCGGCCTACGGGCTCAGCTACTCTCTGAAAAAACACGACAAACCAAGGGTTCAGACCTAAGGGGCTAAGGTTTTAAAATGCTTCCTCCATCCTATTTTGGATGACGACCCTTGCCCAGTCTGATCTGTGATGACGTCGGTATTAGCTGACAGCGGGCGGGGAGGTTGCGGGCCGATGAACCGCCCGACGGAGGGAAGGAAATGGACGGGGA belongs to Thermococcus sp. AM4 and includes:
- a CDS encoding class I SAM-dependent methyltransferase family protein; the encoded protein is MKRGTQVIKPRIREILGRELPGELMDLLPKHWVRIGDVLILPLRTELEPYKHRIAEVYAEVLGVKTVLRKGRISGEFRETNYEILYGSDTITVHVENGVKYKLDVARIMFSPANVKERVRMAKVARPGEMVVDMFAGIGHLSLPMAVHGGARVIAIEKSPYTFKFLVENIELNGVWDRMTAYNIDNRDFPGENVADRVIMGYVVRTHEFIPKALSIAKSGAVIHYHNTVPERLMPEEPFKTFREIAREYGVEVEKLNELIIKRYAPGVWHVVVDVRVFK